The sequence TTTCCTCAGAGCATGTAAACACACATAAAGGCGCAAGTTGTGAGTCGTGCAATCAACCATAACCAAGTATACGACAATCCTGTATCATGACAGACGGACATCCTTAACCCTAGTTGATCTGAAAGGAAGGCCCGAATTTGCCTGGTTTCAGTGATTACTGTGCTCCATTTCATCGTCAGTTAATCACCTCTAGGTCTAGTTCGCTGCACTATACTTTACCCTAGTTCCATTGCGGTGCAAGTAAATTCCCATGCAAATCCCTGGGGTAGAGAAGCTAAGTAGCTTCCTAGACACCTTCTCGCTGACAGTAACCGAAGGATCAAAACTTAGAGTAATCGTCTTGAGCTCTGGCATCGTCCATCTCAACAGTCGTTtgacaaaatatatttgacGCTCTGCTCCACTCAAATTGTTGATTTCAACTTTCTGGAGAAAATTCAAGCTGATATTATTCTTTTTCCAGGCCTGGGGCTCATAACAAACGCAGccagatgagcaaggaacttcTCCATCCTGAAATGAAAAGCATGTAAGAAATTGATTTTAAGAATATTACGAAAGGACACAGATAAAAGGAAGTCAGGAAAATATAGGGAAATGAAAATGATCATTCTCATTAAAAGCTTTTATTCGTATAAGAGCAATATCTTTTAGATCTAATCACCTCCAGATGTGATGTGTGGAGaaagggggaaagaaaagaaaattggaAAATGTAGCAGACACTTTGACTACaattacaatattttttgtcGGAATTTCAATTGATCATTTGGCATGGTTCGTTGGAAGTCTCATCGACATGAATCTACTACGACCACAACATACCCATATCAATCACCAGCAACTGAACATTTGCAGCGACATTCCAATCATTTCTATTTTATCATTGAAAACCAAAGCAGCATGGCAACACTTGGATCAAACTTTTAGATCGTAGTATGAAGAGGGGAAAGACTTGTAGTTTTAATAGATAAACCATGGAGGGACAGATCGGTACTGGGACTGACACATCAAGTGCTACCACAGTACCACTCATAGTAAAAAGATCAAGCTGAGGTGCATTAAATTGCAAATACTTCTACCACTTTCACAGAGACCATGGTATTTGATTACATTGAAGAGGTATACATTACCGCAATGTGATCTTCTAACTTCAGCTTCAGCTCCCTTATACCAGTAGACATCTTAAGCAAATGGTAAACACAAGGTCCAAAGGTATGTCCTATTGTTAATAACCGCAGAGATAGGATTTCAACGGCAGGGAGCTTTTTCACTGCTTGCACCAGGAGCTCACAGGACATATCCATGATCTGAAAATTAACAGAAATTCACAAAATATAATTACTTAATATGTGCATTTTGACTTTACACAAGGATTAAGGAAGTGATGACATTGAGAAATGTATCAGAGAAAAATATAATGCTACAGAGGAAAAACTTCCAGAAGCCTCCAACTTTATGGCTTGGACAAAACAATGTAAACACTtcaaggccttgttcggttaatccctctTCCAAAGGGATTGAAGGGGAATTGGGGGGGATTAATTCCAACTATTGAGATGTGGAATTAATCCGCTCCAATGCTTTCCTCATGGGGATTAACCTAAGTACCTAACAACCCCTAAGGAAAATTGCTTTAATAATGTGCCTCTGCATTACATAATCACTTACGTCCAAATCTACATGCCATAGGGACTCTTTGGATCTCCCCTAGTTACATATTTCGCATCTGATTAGGAGTCCCATAAATATTATCTTACTTTTATCTTTTAAATGGGCATGAGCCTATGCTAAGATACTAGTAAATGGTTATGAGCTACAAAAACATTGTAAGTACATTAGcttcatcataataataatgtaATGCAACAAGAGGGAGAAGGTGCACTCACAGAGGGATAGACGAGAGATAGATGAACATCGCGGGCTTCTGTAAAATGCTGCACGAGTTGCAGAGAGCCTGGAGTATTTCGACGTCCATACACCATGCCATAGACGGAGAGTCTATGGACGTTGGGCTTCTCATCAAATCGGACTGAACTCGAACTGAAAAAATCAACCCAATGAAGTGTCTCCAGTGCTGGAGCAAAGATGTCAACCATTGGCATCCCCCACAATAAGCAAGCGTACAAATCTAGTTCTGTAAGCGCAGGAGCAGAAATGGTGAGCTGACGAATCCCTTCCAGTCGAGACAGCTGAACAAGGCGGAGAGAATCCGAGCGGATGGCTAGATTGGACACCACATCGGCATCGCGGATACGGAGCTCTCGTAGCGACGGGCACCCCTCCGACGAGACGGCGTCCCCGAGATCGCGCTGGCCCTGGTCGTCGAACCTGCAGTGGCTCAAGCTCAGCGCGGTGAGCTTCGCGAAGACGCCGGATGGTGGCAGCTGGATGCCGAGGCGGCCGCGCAAGCGGATGGTGATCTCCGTGGCCTTCTCGAAGCACGGGATCTGAATCGCGCCCCCGGTCCCGGCCGcccccgctgccgctgccgccggcgtgATGACGTCGAAGCAGAGCTTGCCCTCGAGGAGGGGCGCGGCCAagtggaggacggcgacgaTCTTATCCGGGGCGCGGTCGCTGCTCTCGATGCGCAGGAGGCGGACCGgggcgacgcggaggcggagggcggcgccgacgcgggCGAGGTCAGTGACGCCGGGGAACCGCAGCTTCGGGAGGAGGGTGGACCAGAGGTTTCGCCAGCGGCGGGAGATGAGGCTggtccgcgcggcggcggcggcggaggggaggcggaggaggatgtgGCGGAGCACCTCGTCGGGGAGCGCACCGAATCCGCTCGACGAGGAGGATTCCGCGGAGGACCTCGTCGGAGAGCGCACCGAATCCTCGTCGGGGGTGGTCACCACGTCGACGAAGCGCCCGGGGTCGGAGACGATACTCTGGCGAGCCGACTGGACgagcgcgtcggcgtcgtcgcagGCGACGGCGAAGAGCTTCCGGCGCTGCTTGAACGCCTCGCGCGCCGCGTCCATGGCCGCCGTGTTCTCTCCGcccggctgccgccgcgcctccaGGATGGCCTGCGCTGCCGCGACGAGCTCCTGGTACGCCTTGCTCATCTCGTCCACCTTCGCATCCATCTTCGCCGGCGTTGGGGCGGTGGCTCttggcgcggccgcggcgatggcgtcggcgtcggcgctcgCCGAGGCGACGTCGAGGAGGGTTTTGGAAATGGGATTTCTGGTttggttggaacttggaaccggggattttttttttcccaccgAATATGATTTTGAGGTTGAAGAGTTGCCAGTCGACTGTACCCCAAATCTCACTCAATTAATAAACACAAATGGATTAAATGTCCATTACTTGAGGGAAAAGAATTACGAGGACTCATAATCACTGGCAATGCTAGATTCTTGATAACAATGACTCAT is a genomic window of Oryza glaberrima chromosome 7, OglaRS2, whole genome shotgun sequence containing:
- the LOC127778322 gene encoding uncharacterized protein LOC127778322, whose product is MDAKVDEMSKAYQELVAAAQAILEARRQPGGENTAAMDAAREAFKQRRKLFAVACDDADALVQSARQSIVSDPGRFVDVVTTPDEDSVRSPTRSSAESSSSSGFGALPDEVLRHILLRLPSAAAAARTSLISRRWRNLWSTLLPKLRFPGVTDLARVGAALRLRVAPVRLLRIESSDRAPDKIVAVLHLAAPLLEGKLCFDVITPAAAAAGAAGTGGAIQIPCFEKATEITIRLRGRLGIQLPPSGVFAKLTALSLSHCRFDDQGQRDLGDAVSSEGCPSLRELRIRDADVVSNLAIRSDSLRLVQLSRLEGIRQLTISAPALTELDLYACLLWGMPMVDIFAPALETLHWVDFFSSSSVRFDEKPNVHRLSVYGMVYGRRNTPGSLQLVQHFTEARDVHLSLVYPSIMDMSCELLVQAVKKLPAVEILSLRLLTIGHTFGPCVYHLLKMSTGIRELKLKLEDHIADGEVPCSSGCVCYEPQAWKKNNISLNFLQKVEINNLSGAERQIYFVKRLLRWTMPELKTITLSFDPSVTVSEKVSRKLLSFSTPGICMGIYLHRNGTRVKYSAAN